One genomic segment of Coffea arabica cultivar ET-39 chromosome 6e, Coffea Arabica ET-39 HiFi, whole genome shotgun sequence includes these proteins:
- the LOC140009560 gene encoding non-specific lipid-transfer protein 1-like has protein sequence MAKFAGVACLVLMCMLVAVSLAPHAEAITCGTVAGDLGQCLGYLEKGGVLPPGCCAGIRNLNSQAKTTADRQTACSCLKSLAGRVGNINEGLAAGLPGKCGVNVGYPISTKTDCNSVH, from the exons ATGGCAAAGTTTGCTGGAGTTGCTTGTCTGGTGCTAATGTGCATGCTGGTTGCCGTGTCGCTTGCACCCCATGCCGAGGCCATTACATGCGGCACCGTAGCTGGCGACTTGGGTCAATGCCTTGGCTATTTGGAGAAGGGTGGCGTTTTGCCGCCTGGATGTTGCGCAGGGATTAGGAACCTCAACAGTCAAGCTAAGACCACCGCTGATCGCCAGACTGCTTGCTCATGCTTGAAGTCACTAGCTGGCAGAGTCGGGAATATCAACGAAGGTCTTGCTGCTGGACTTCCTGGAAAATGTGGGGTTAATGTTGGTTATCCTATCAGTACCAAAACCGACTGCAACAG TGTCCATTGA
- the LOC113696472 gene encoding uncharacterized protein, translating to MYPKTSFGQQHRSFQDIWYQKFVWLEYSISKDAAFCFWCFLFKTQNKGGRYAEDAFTKTGFNNWKKAMERFNEHIGAVNSCHNDARIQFESFQDQRHSVSNVLRSCGREIDIAYRTRLTAALDVTRFLLKQGLAFRGNDESTSSSNRGNFLELFDWYSQRNTEIFEVVNQNAPANNQLTSPMIQKDLAHACASEITSVIINDIGDNYFSLIVDESRDSSVKEQMGVVLRYVNKEGRVIERFLAIVHVSDTTSLCLKDAIDSLFAQHGLSLSKLRGQGYDGASNMRGEFNGLKALILQENPYAMYIHCFAHQLQLVIVAVAKGNIIISEFFVYVSMIVNLTGVSCKRRDQLRQIEHDKIVALLDSGDIISGKGKNQETSLARPGDTRWGSHYLTLLRLSSMWASVIGILGNIQDDASTSDNRGMARGLIDRMNDYEFVFALHLMKYLLGITNDLSLVLQQRDQNIVQAMSLIDTMKSQLQDFREEGWQIILDEVNNFCELNMIPVIDMEDSIAIRGNARRSRRGQTITNFHHYRVEIFCEVVDLIIQEMNNRFSEVSTELLSCIACLDPKSSFSQFNVQKLLRLADLYPEDFSSNDYLYLESQLRNYIYNVQRDPQFSEVGDLGSLAQQMVKTGKNTVFPFVYRLIQLALVLPVATASVERVFSAMNIVKTDLRNKMGDEWMNDCLVVYIEKDIFATIENEQILQRFQRMKTRRMQLPPLRYSSATTTNTSSVNQ from the exons ATGTATCCAAAAACATCATTTGGTCAACAACATAGAAGTTTCCAAGATATTTGGTATCAAAAGTTTGTATGGTTAGAGTATAGCATATCGAAAGATGCGGCGTTTTGCTTTTGGTGCTTTCTtttcaaaacacaaaataaggGAGGTCGATATGCAGAGGATGCCTTTACAAAAACGGGATTCAATAATTGGAAAAAGGCAATGGAAAGATTTAATGAACATATTGGAGCTGTGAATAGTTGCCATAATGATGCTAGAATACAGTTTGAAAGTTTTCAAGATCAAAGGCATAGTGTGTCAAATGTGCTACGATCTTGTGGGCGCGAAATAGATATTGCATATCGCACCCGTTTAACTGCTGCTCTGGATGTGACCCGCTTTCTTTTGAAGCAAGGATTGGCTTTTCGTGGAAATGATGAGTCAACTAGTTCTTCAAATAGAGgcaattttcttgaattgtttgATTGGTATAGCCAGCGAAATACTGAGATTTTTGAGGTTGTAAATCAAAATGCTCCTGCAAATAATCAACTAACTTCTCCAATGATTCAAAAAGATCTGGCACATGCTTGTGCCTCAGAGATCACAAGTGTTATAATCAATGATATTGGAGACAATTATTTTTCCCTAATAGTTGATGAGTCTCGAGACAGTTCAGTGAAAGAGCAAATGGGAGTTGTTTTGAGATATGTGAACAAAGAAGGGCGTGTGATTGAACGTTTCCTTGCAATTGTACATGTGTCTGACACCACATCTCTTTGTTTGAAAGATGCAATTGATTCTTTATTCGCGCAACACGGATTATCATTATCCAAATTGAGAGGTCAAGGATATGATGGAGCTTCAAATATGCGAGGTGAGTTCAATGGTTTGAAGGCCCTTATATTACAAGAAAATCCCTATGCGATGTATATTCACTGTTTTGCTCACCAACTCCAGTTAGTTATTGTTGCTGTTGCTAAGGGAAATATCATTATCAGTGAATTCTTTGTCTATGTCTCTATGATTGTCAATTTAACTGGAGTATCATGTAAAAGGAGAGATCAATTAAGACAAATAGAACATGATAAGATTGTTGCACTTTTAGACAGTGGAGATATTATTAGTGGAAAAggcaaaaatcaagaaactagTTTAGCAAGACCAGGGGATACTCGTTGGGGATCACACTATCTAACATTACTTCGTCTATCCTCTATGTGGGCTTCGGTGATTGGAATATTGGGAAATATACAAGATGATGCCTCCACTTCTGACAATAGAGGTATGGCCAGGGGTTTGATTGATAGAATGAATGATTATGAGTTTGTTTTTGCATTGCACCTGATGAAGTATTTATTGGGAATCACAAATGACTTGTCACTTGTTTTGCAACAAAGGGATCAAAATATTGTCCAAGCCATGAGTTTGATTGATACTATGAAATCTCAATTGCAAGACTTTAGGGAAGAGGGATGGCAAATAATTTTAGATGAAGTCAacaatttttgtgagttgaatatGATTCCTGTGATTGATATGGAAGACAGTATAGCAATCCGTGGCAATGCCAGGCGCAGTCGCAGAGGTCAAACCATCACTAATTTTCATCATTATCGCGTGGAAATTTTTTGTGAG GTTGTTGATTTAATTATACAAGAGATGAATAATCGTTTCTCGGAAGTTAGCACGGAATTGCTTAGTTGCATAGCATGTCTTGATCCAAAAAGTTCTTTCTCTCAATTCAATGTGCAGAAACTACTCCGTCTTGCTGATTTATATCCTGAAGACTTCTCAAGTAACGATTATTTATATCTTGAGTCTCAACTTcgaaattatatttataatgtGCAACGCGATCCTCAATTTTCAGAAGTTGGAGATTTGGGAAGTCTTGCTCAACAAATGGTTAAAACTGGTAAAAATACAGTTTTTCCATTTGTTTATCGTCTGATCCAGTTGGCATTAGTTCTACCAGTTGCGACTGCTTCTGTTGAAAGAGTATTTTCTGCAATGAATATTGTCAAGACTGATTTGCGCAACAAAATGGGAGACGAGTGGATGAATGACTGTCTGGTTGTATACATCGAGAAGGATATTTTTGCAACAATTGAAAATGAGCAAATATTGCAACGTTTTCAACGGATGAAGACTCGCAGAATGCAATTGCCTCCTCTTCGTTATTCGAGTGCAACAACTACCAATACTTCAAGTGTTAATCAATAA